In Crassostrea angulata isolate pt1a10 chromosome 6, ASM2561291v2, whole genome shotgun sequence, a genomic segment contains:
- the LOC128188471 gene encoding ceramide glucosyltransferase-like: protein MSVMSQIPISLERRTHESHHDNMSVAHYFAFSLAILILGGWCFVWFMHILALIYGKYRLHHPIPPPSPEDLQGVSIIKPLVGVDPNLYFNLESFFTTVYPSFELLFCLQDESDPALMVVKALMEKYPKVDAKIFIGVKYVGPNGKVNNMCKAYEAAKYDLIVISDSSILMKPDSLMDMMSFMKPDVGLVLQMPYCCTRKGFAAVYEKVYFGTFQSRNCLSANSVGINCSTGMSCLFRRDILEKSGGLAPLGKYLAEDYFISENIRKEGYKTVLCSQPAQQNSGQYNIGHFHQRLIRWSQLRISLLPHLILFEPLSECMLMGVIASWAAEYIFGISSMGFFLMHVLVWFLFDYALLTCVENGPLPFSKFEFLVAWILREVLSIWMTIQSHRTSIVQWRHKKYRVLWGGTIEEFV from the exons ATGTCCGTGATGTCACAGATACCGATCTCATTAGAGAGGCGAACACACGAAAGTCACCATGATAATATGAGCGTAGCTCACTATTTTGCTTTCTCTCTTGCTATTTTAATTTTAGGAGGATGGTGTTTCGTTTGGTTTATGCACATTTTAGCCTTAATCTATGG aaAATACCGTCTACACCATCCTATTCCGCCTCCCTCCCCGGAAGACCTCCAGGGGGTGTCCATCATTAAACCCCTGGTCGGGGTGGATCCAAACCTGTATTTCAATTTAGAGTCTTTTTTCACCACTGTCTATCCATCC tttgaaCTCCTCTTCTGTTTACAAGATGAAAGTGATCCTGCTCTTATGGTTGTTAAAGCTCTCATGGAAAAATACCCAAAAGTAGATGCTAAAATTTTTATAG GTGTAAAATATGTTGGCCCAAACGGGAAAGTTAACAACATGTGCAAAGCATATGAGGCAGCCAAATATGATTTAATAGTCATATCTGATAGTAGTATATTAA TGAAACCAGACTCACTCATGGACATGATGTCCTTCATGAAGCCAGATGTCGGTCTAGTGTTGCAGATGCCATATTGTTGTACTCGCAAGGGGTTCGCTGCTGTTTACGAAAAG gtTTATTTTGGAACGTTTCAGTCCAGAAACTGTCTTAGTGCTAATTCTGTAGGAATCAATTGTTCAACGGGCATGTCCTGCCTTTTCCGAAGAGACATTTTAGAAAAATCAGGGGGCTTGGCTCCTTTAGGAAAATATTTAGCAGAagattattttatttctgaaaacatTAGAAAAGA GGGATATAAAACAGTATTATGTAGTCAACCAGCACAGCAAAATTCTGGACAGTACAACATAGGCCATTTTCATCAACGACTCATCAG GTGGTCCCAGCTGCGCATCTCTCTGTTACCTCATCTCATCCTGTTTGAGCCCCTGTCGGAATGTATGCTGATGGGGGTGATTGCCTCGTGGGCTGCCGAGTACATCTTTGGCATCAGCTCAATGGGCTTCTTCCTCATGCATGTTCTAGTCTGGTTCCTGTTCGATTACGCTCTCCTTACATGTGTTGAG AATGGGCCACTTCCTTTTTCTAAGTTTGAATTCCTGGTAGCCTGGATTCTACGTGAAGTGTTATCCATATGGATGACTATTCAGAGTCACAGAACTTCCATAGTGCAGTGGCGACACAAGAAATACAGAGTGTTATGGGGAGGGACTATCGAAGAGTTTGTGTGA